A genome region from Musa acuminata AAA Group cultivar baxijiao chromosome BXJ3-5, Cavendish_Baxijiao_AAA, whole genome shotgun sequence includes the following:
- the LOC135638105 gene encoding uncharacterized protein LOC135638105 isoform X3, with amino-acid sequence MANAVPILSENPGTSKRKRSHVHPPEPQEQDGGGGGGEASAELRKKKKITDQRGAWANLDLILSLQIKDIPIQRKIEIAFDYVSLIGDGDDQGAEVVGIPRLVSFLIDWIQLHLISFESSKRNAEFCDSCLDYRCWAVLRFCLQKPSVGVSSNLLRAVTRVLHHALLLFDGDSSLLKEESDRLFKHVFECLSLLLLANSRAFYNAGVELWVSCAAEAVSLVRKVFMNDELGSSSGGVLTSLSSLLLEDFVGFLRFHPNPRNVFGAFVDRLLEPLLELLVLLQLRVNEGKCQEAHNLLRIVKEVLSIGVFHPAHINGLLCLKSSNAEEGRRLKGINESYHRHFFRRLEKMIAEKKAVSLGGFGYLLCLFINEVRSKKNASLASKVNNASGRHTEIPEKAEETSKPLFGVFTQFLEPLVLECKRCAELDLSQDKELLEIRLVEGHCMLKSVNETLTIFIDEKIYMPTEDTSEESYFNFLKHIYDIIVYISGKIYLFWLSVLHVDNVRIKRILPLLAKEIFVSVGYFLEIEYKAVGNDLVELWLMIFAYLNVQMPLADTKPCSLLVSGILKLSCQVINIYGELRQVNSPIFALCRAVRLFAVASDAESTGKSVFVASSPLSAEICLKSMTALLMSDSFRLAISNSIKSIPERQANGCILQLNTDITNSLEWIKHGSVRNGIFLGETSTLNSCMLHLGMQAELLGKVLSEIYTIVLDSLMITSTNSVLVGNSVDNLMKSIRPSFSCLVQNPLDGVSSSIHYISGRKLSNHELPEHQNESQSIPISISWFFVFLFRMYTSCRSLYRQSISLMPPNSAKKASEAIGNIFYVCSGIEWRNNWKSLDDGYFSWIVRPSISLLDVIQSLSDVFFSNSSPVYAPLVYVFHAMAIQRLNDLDRMLKAYEFLQEDSQLSQVPLENLDMQKLSKQLNRLIATSRKEAVKVTKFLSGYLPLLASEGKCICSQSFKTGEVKSLPPDEGTLDENSLPSQIWRFLCQNINIWCSHASNKYLKMFLSHLLLYSLPCGGPVREPCIGETLCNKVDMHQIALELISDSALYEQAVLSKHLTSKLCQVLKKSFTFLINHDSTSCKDMYSLSEWSEILTTLIQGPAVDMGGRHALPTSLSASNLVHSDISCTIPSGRQSGLSFHMQLKVCEDLLYLFCKMPGVHVTATSFVDYATYILNLERLVISNLLTSRESLVNGDNLFELWRLFISCRRAMKHLVVASVENAEIPEASYLLTVFNHSTILWLLKTADELVGLPHAFFGEKYFSQMKTMTFSLVDHTSYIFLTVGKQLMSTALQSIINNEKLHMKLPLHYDKTRKDAYNVIDQHIVTSENVEPWKYLELLAEILADQIRNSTVILKDMGHALKEEIDHNILSLNKLSCVISCLQGFLWGLASTSDSIGIDHVTDKQQSQSLRFNHSCLSRLSNYIVLFENFVYSCISIFIVDDGQDSETHPTHNLPYNNSLYRNVLIESASGCSHHHEPFSVGEQGARSKCSACYRIDIKDSSDDEHTKNSSVKKERSSDSHKKWVINAFRAVQNVDLSNLQNLRGSFLQNLLEGESPHLAFMVRQLFLASAAILKLKCTLLFSNSLKPHGNFYYLSSKSMGLLVQTSHIILQGIAEMVGRPNPFTFVWVDGPLKYLEVVGNYISLSDPTLTKDVYAQLLDIHLRVIGKCISLQGKSATLSSHETGSNTKMLQRETHVSVHKKQSLVGEYSINEFKSQLRLSFRKFIGRPVKLQLRTAVQAIERALIGTPQGCHMVYEVRTGNFDGGTVSPNVAGGIDCLDMVLEYVSEQKQVIKENISSLLGCLFNIVLHLQQPKIFYIEKLPYNKTEINPDSGSVVLMCVEVLTTIAGKHSFQMDTCHASQCLQIPMVLFRDFSHLKDSHDCSLSTSIPEAGPFHDVHDSNVDRQFSIDLYTSCCKLLYTTLKHRTRLNNVLPYFKIQLSLCLTVWRILTQIHIAEKVILPGMCRRR; translated from the exons ATGGCGAACGCCGTCCCGATCCTCTCAGAAAACCCTGGCACCAGTAAGCGGAAACGGTCTCACGTCCATCCCCCAGAACCCCAGGAgcaagatggaggaggaggaggaggagaagcgagTGCCGAGctcagaaagaagaagaagataacagATCAGAGAGGAGCCTGGGCGAATCTCGATCTCATCCTTTCCCTCCAGATTAAAGATATCCCTATTCAAAG GAAGATCGAGATTGCTTTTGATTACGTGAGCTTGATTGGTGATGGTGATGATCAAGGCGCGGAGGTCGTTGGGATCCCCCGTCTTGTGTCCTTTCTGATTGATTGGATTCAGCTCCATTTGATCTCTTTTGAGAGTAGTAAACGAAACGCGGAATTTTGTGACTCATGTTTGGATTACAGATGTTGGGCTGTTCTCAGATTCTGCTTACAGAAGCCGTCCGTTGGCGTTTCCTCGAATCTACTGCGAGCCGTTACCCGTGTCTTGCACCATGCGTTGCTTCTGTTTGATGGTGATAGCTCATTGCTCAAGGAAGAGTCTGATAGGTTATTCAAGCATGTTTTTGAGTGCCTTTCTTTGCTTCTTTTAGCCAATTCCAGAGCTTTCTACAATGCTGGTGTTGAACTCTGGGTTTCATGTGCTGCTGAGGCTGTTAGCCTTGTTCGTAAGGTTTTCATGAATGATGAGCTTGGTTCTTCCAGTGGTGGAGTCTTGACAAGTCTTTCAAGTCTTCTTCTTGAGGACTTTGTTGGTTTTCTAAGGTTTCACCCGAATCCTAGAAATGTCTTTGGTGCTTTTGTGGATAGGTTGCTCGAGCCATTGCTTGAATTGCTAGTTTTATTGCAGTTACGAGTGAATGAAGGGAAATGCCAAGAAGCGCATAACCTGTTGAGGATTGTCAAAGAAGTTTTGTCTATTGGGGTATTTCATCCAGCACATATTAACGGGCTTTTATGCTTGAAGAGTTCAAATGCAGAGGAGGGCAGACGATTGAAGGGCATTAATGAGAGCTATCACAGACACTTTTTTCGGAGATTAGAGAAGATGATTGCAGAGAAGAAGGCAGTTTCACTTGGTGGCTTTGGGTACCTTCTTTGTTTGTTCATCAATGAAGTTAGGAGTAAAAAAAATGCTAGTTTGGCATCAAAAGTCAACAATGCTTCAGGAAGGCATACTGAGATTCCTGAAAAAGCTGAAGAAACTAGCAAACCACTATTTGGAGTATTCACACAGTTCTTAGAGCCTCTAGTGCTTGAGTGTAAAAGGTGCGCAGAGCTTGACCTCTCACAGGATAAAGAGCTCCTAGAAATCAGGTTGGTGGAGGGTCATTGCATGCTCAAGTCCGTGAATGAGACTCTTACAATTTTTATTGATGAGAAGATATATATGCCCACAGAAGACACATCTGAAGAGTCTTATTTTAACTTTTTGAAACACATCTATGACATAATTGTTTATATTTCTGGGAAAATTTATCTATTTTGGTTGTCAGTGTTACACGTGGACAATGTAAGAATTAAAAGAATCTTGCCTCTACTTGCAAAGGAGATTTTTGTTTCAGTTGGATATTTTTTGGAAATCGAGTATAAGGCTGTTGGGAATGACCTAGTGGAACTATGGTTAATGATATTCGCGTACTTGAATGTTCAGATGCCTTTGGCTGATACAAAGCCATGTTCTTTGTTAGTTTCTGGGATTTTGAAACTCAGTTGTCAAGTAATTAACATATATGGTGAGCTTCGACAG gttaatagtcccatttttgcACTCTGTAGAGCTGTGAGACTCTTTGCAGTTGCTAGTGATGCTGAATCAACTGGTAAATCTGTGTTCGTTGCTTCTTCACCTCTGTCTGCGGAGATATGTTTAAAATCAATGACAGCCCTATTAATGTCAGACTCATTTCGACTTGCGATTTCTAATTCTATCAAGTCAATACCAGAACGACAAGCTAATGGATGTATACTGCAGCTGAATACAGATATTACAAATTCACTAGAATGGATCAAACATGGTTCTGTACGTAATGGTATATTTTTAGGTGAAACAAGTACCTTAAATAGCTGCATGTTGCATTTAGGTATGCAAGCAGAACTTTTGGGAAAAGTTCTATCTGAGATATACACGATTGTACTGGATTCACTAATGATTACATCAACAAACAGTGTTCTAGTAGGAAATTCTGTTGATAATTTAATGAAATCAATAAGGCCAAGCTTCAGTTGTTTGGTTCAAAATCCATTGGATGGTGTCAGTAGTTCTATTCACTATATTTCAGGGCGAAAATTGTCTAACCATGAGTTACCTGAACACCAAAACGAGTCACAGAGCATACCAATTAGCATCTCCTGGTTTTTTGTGTTCCTTTTTCGTATGTACACGTCCTGTAGAAGTTTATACCGGCAATCAATTAGCCTAATGCCACCTAATTCAGCAAAAAAGGCATCAGAAGCCATTGGGAACATATTTTATGTATGTAGTGGAATAGAATGGAGGAATAATTGGAAGTCTCTGGATGATGGTTATTTCTCCTGGATAGTTAGACCTTCCATTTCCCTCCTGGATGTTATTCAATCTCTATCTgatgtttttttttcaaacagtTCCCCAGTTTATGCTCCTCTTGTTTATGTATTTCATGCCATGGCCATACAAAGGCTTAATGATTTGGATAGGATGCTTAAAGCATATGAATTCTTGCAAGAGGACTCACAATTAAGCCAAGTGCCACTTGAGAATCTTGATATGCAAAAATTAAGCAAGCAACTGAATCGGCTCATTGCTACGTCCAGGAAGGAGGCAGTAAAAGTAACCAAATTCTTAAGTGGTTATCTGCCATTGTTGGCTTCAGAGGGAAAATGTATATGCAGCCAGAGCTTTAAAACTGGTGAGGTAAAAAGTTTGCCTCCAGATGAAGGCACCTTGGATGAGAATTCTTTGCCTTCTCAAATTTGGAGGTTTCTCTGCCAGAATATTAATATTTGGTGCTCTCATGCTTCTAACAAGtatctgaagatgtttttatctCATTTGCTACTGTATTCATTGCCTTGCGGAGGTCCTGTTAGGGAGCCATGCATAGGTGAAACTTTATGCAACAAAGTTGATATGCACCAAATTGCATTGGAGCTCATCAGCGACAGTGCTCTATATGAACAAGCT GTTCTGTCCAAGCATTTAACATCAAAGTTATGCCAAGTTCTGAAGAAATCATTCACTTTTCTGATAAATCATGATAGCACAAGCTGTAAGGATATGTATTCATTATCAGAATGGTCGGAGATCTTGACCACATTAATTCAAGGGCCAGCAGTTGATATGGGTGGCAGACATGCTTTACCTACTTCACTGTCAGCATCTAATTTGGTCCATTCAGACATCTCTTGTACAATACCTTCTGGGAGGCAATCAGGTCTTTCGTTCCATATGCAACTCAAAGTTTGTGAAGATTTACTATATCTATTCTGTAAGATGCCCGGAGTTCATGTAACTGCTACTTCTTTTGTAGATTATGCAACATATATACTGAATCTTGAAAG GTTAGTCATATCAAACTTATTGACAAGTCGTGAATCTTTGGTCAATGGCGATAACCTCTTTGAGCTTTGGAGATTGTTTATTTCATGTCGACGGGCCATGAAACATCTTGTGGTAGCATCTGTTGAAAATGCAGAAATCCCAGAGGCCTCATATTTGTTGACTGTATTTAATCATTCAACTATCTTGTGGTTATTGAAGACAGCTGATGAATTGGTTGGACTGCCACATGCATTTTTTGGAGAGAAGTATTTCAGTCAGATGAAAACTATGACATTTTCCTTGGTGGATCACACATCCTATATATTTTTGACAGTAGGCAAACAACTGATGAGTACTGCATTACAATCTATAATAAATAATGAGAAGCTTCATATGAAGCTCCCTTTACATTATGACAAAACTAGAAAAGATGCTTATAATGTAATTGATCAGCACATTGTAACTTCAGAAAATGTTGAACCCTGGAAATATTTGGAACTTTTGGCTGAGATACTGGCAGATCAGATAAGAAATTCAACTGTTATATTGAAGGATATGGGACATGCACTCAAAGAAGAaattgatcataacattttgagCCTCAATAAATTATCGTGTGTTATATCTTGCCTACAAGGGTTTCTATGGGGCCTGGCATCTACGTCAGATAGCATAGGTATTGACCACGTTACTGACAAACAACAATCACAATCACTGAGGTTCAACCATTCCTGTCTTTCTAGATTGAGCAATTATATTGTTCTATTTGAGAATTTTGTTTATTCGTGTATTAGTATATTTATTGTTGATGATGGACAAGACAGTGAAACCCATCCTACACATAATCTCCCATACAATAATAGTTTGTATAGAAATGTACTCATCGAAAGTGCTTCTGGATGTTCACATCATCATGAGCCATTTTCTGTTGGAGAGCAAGGAGCAAGATCCAAATGCTCGGCTTGTTATAGGATTGACATCAAAGACTCGTCAGATGATGAACACACTAAGAATTCCAGTGTAAAGAAGGAAAGATCATCAGATAGCCACAAGAAGTGGGTAATTAATGCTTTTAGAGCAGTTCAGAATGTTGATTTGTCTAATCTGCAGAATTTGAGAGGGTCTTTCTTACAAAATTTATTAGAGGGTGAAAGTCCCCATTTAGCATTCATGGTTAGACAACTATTTTTGGCTTCTGCAGCTATCCTTAAGCTAAAGTGTACGCTTTTATTTTCCAACAGTCTGAAACCACATGGCAATTTTTATTACTTGTCATCAAAGTCGATGGGTCTTCTTGTTCAAACTTCTCATATTATTCTACAGGGAATAGCAGAAATGGTTGGCAGACCAAATCCATTTACCTTTGTTTGGGTAGATGGTCCATTGAAATATCTTGAAGTTGTTGGGAATTACATCAGCTTGTCTGATCCTACCTTGACAAAAGATGTGTATGCACAGTTACTAGACATTCATTTGAGAGTAATAGGGAAATGCATTTCTCTACAAGGAAAGTCTGCAACTCTTTCATCTCATGAGACAGGATCAAATACAAAAatgctccagagagaaactcatgTGAGTGTTCATAAGAAGCAATCACTTGTTGGAGAATACAGCATCAATGAATTCAAAAGTCAACTTCGGTTGTCATTCAGAAAATTCATTGGAAGACCGGTGAAATTGCAGTTGAGGACAGCTGTGCAAGCAATAGAGAGGGCCCTGATTGGAACACCGCAAGGTTGCCATATGGTGTATGAAGTAAGAACTGGAAATTTTGATGGAGGGACAGTCTCCCCAAATGTGGCAGGTGGGATTGACTGCTTGGATATGGTTCTTGAATATGTTTCAG AACAAAAGCAAGTCATAAAGGAAAATATCTCAAGTTTATTGGGTTGTTTATTCAATATAGTTTTGCACCTCCAGCAGCCAAAAATATTTTACATAGAGAAGTTACCTTATAACAAAACTGAGATTAATCCAGATTCCGGTTCAGTTGTTCTTATGTGTGTTGAGGTTCTTACAACAATTGCTGGGAAGCATTCATTTCAAATGGACACATGCCATGCTAGCCAGTGTTTGCAGATACCAATGGTACTTTTCAGGGACTTCAGTCACCTCAAAGATTCTCATGACTGTTCATTATCTACTAGTATTCCAGAGGCAGGACCCTTCCATGATGTTCATGATTCTAATGTTGATCGTCAGTTCTCTATCGATTTATACACTTCATGCTGCAAACTTTTATACACAACTCTTAAGCACCGGACACG